The following DNA comes from candidate division WOR-3 bacterium.
AAACATCTTCTTTTTTAAAACCCATACTCATTAAAATACCTATTTCCCTTGTTTTTTTTGCCATTAAAACAAATAAATTCCCCATTATCATAAAAGAGGCCACAAAAATCAAAATTGAAAGAATCAAAAAAAGAGCAAGCTTCTCAAGTTTAAGTGCAGAAAATAAAGATTTATTCATATCTATCCAGGTAACACTATAAAAAGGGTATCTCAACTCCTTATCAATTTTCTTTTTTACAATTTCAGCATTATAAGGTTCTCTTAAAACAACTTCTAAAAGTGTATTTGAAGATCTTAAAATCTTTTCAAATTTTTCAAATGATATAAAGGCAAAAGAAGAATTGTATTCATAATAACCGAGATCAAAAATTCCTGAAACCACAAATTTTTCAGACTTTACAGGAAAAAAAAGAGGAGAGAACTTTTCCTCAAAAGGGATCATAAGAAGTATAGTATCACCTATATTTGCTCTTAACCTATAAGCAAGATAATCACCAAGTAAAATTTCATTTTCCCTTAAACTGAATTCTCCTTCTATAATACTTTCTTTCAACTTTCTTTTTAAAGGAAAATCTCCGTCAGGTAAAGCTCTTACAAGACCGCCATCAATATTAATTTTATTTTTAAATAAGGTTTTTGTTATCTTGTATTTAATAACCCTCTCAATTCCCTTAATTTTACTTATCTTTTTTATGATACTATCAGGATTTTCTATTTTCTCTCCCCCAAACTTCTGAATCAGAATATGAGGCGTTAATGATAAAATTCTTGTTTTTATCTCGGAATGGAAACCTGTTATAACACCAGTAACAAGGATTAATGCCATAACACCTAAAAAAATCCCTGAAATTGAGAGAAAAGCAAGGATTGAAAGTAAAAAACCACTCTTGAGTCTCAAAAATCTTCTTATTAAAAATAGATAAATTCTCACTATTTTTTCGGTCTTAAACCTGGAAATAAAATCACATCCCTTATATTAGGCTTATCTAAAAGTATCATACACAACCTATCCATACCTATACCAAACCCTGCTGTTGGAGGCATTCCATAGGAAAGAGCCTCAATATAATCCTCATCAAAAGCATGAGCTTCCTCATCACCCAGTTCTCTGAGTTCTACCTGTTTTAAAAATCTTTCCTCCTGATCTATTGGGTCATTTAATTCTGAAAAAGCGTTCACAACCTCTATACCTGCAATATATAGTTCAAACCTTTCTGTAAGTCTTTCCTCATCCCTTTTCTTTTTTGCAAGAGGTGAAAGTTCTTTTGGATAATTAAAAACAAAAGTAGGGTTTATAAATTCCTTTGAAGAAAAATAATCAAAAATTTTATCAAGAACTTTTGGATATTTATTTTCCTCTATACCAAGATCTTTAGCCACATTCTGAAGTTTTTTAACATCAGCCTCTAAAGGATTAAATCCAATTTTACTCTTTAAATATTCAATATAATTAATTCTTTTAAAGGGTCTTTCAAAGGAAATTTTCTGACCTTGATACTCAATTTGACTACTTTCTTTAATTTCAATAACAAGAGAATATAACAATT
Coding sequences within:
- a CDS encoding ABC transporter permease, whose translation is MRIYLFLIRRFLRLKSGFLLSILAFLSISGIFLGVMALILVTGVITGFHSEIKTRILSLTPHILIQKFGGEKIENPDSIIKKISKIKGIERVIKYKITKTLFKNKINIDGGLVRALPDGDFPLKRKLKESIIEGEFSLRENEILLGDYLAYRLRANIGDTILLMIPFEEKFSPLFFPVKSEKFVVSGIFDLGYYEYNSSFAFISFEKFEKILRSSNTLLEVVLREPYNAEIVKKKIDKELRYPFYSVTWIDMNKSLFSALKLEKLALFLILSILIFVASFMIMGNLFVLMAKKTREIGILMSMGFKKEDVFKIFLLEGLILGSIGIISGVMIGSFLGFIAGKYKLIKLPPDVYFIDYMPVVISLRDILWIFLSSYLIVIFSSVIPAIKASKILPREALRYE